A section of the Neorhodopirellula lusitana genome encodes:
- a CDS encoding VIT domain-containing protein produces the protein MNAQSLGSSLPLRRPLFSGRPLPPGRPLQSIWLPLITPIAVLASVFVFSVVAQAGYTVLGGTPVTQGQMRVDEGDLEQLKATHPSPSPSFTLKETRVEADISGVLARVRVSQVFQNPHSQRLEALYVFPLPENCAVDAYSFQIGERVIVGEVKRKAEARQEYEQARDEGRKAALLEQERANVFSQAVANIPAGSEVTVNIEYVHPLEIDEDRYVFRFPMVVGPRYIPGTQVTRPNVGRGWAADTDQVPDASRITPDFLPEGMRNGNDVFVSVNIDGAMPIQQIVPVTHELDIQQPSETHAVVTLKNQSTIADKDFVVEYRLAGDNSTLASLAHRESGAKNGYVMLALQPKWSVEPAEIAPREMILVLDTSGSMNGPAISQLRLFADHVLDHLNPDDRFRIIAFSDRSTAFRPTPIEANDANIQSAKQFVRGLRAGGGTNLLPALQLALGGDADESARPRYMVLMTDALVGNDHSILHYLQKPEFQDARVFPIAFGAAPNDYLISRAAEMGRGFSMQVTNQDNSPAIAERFHELTSQPYMTDLQIDWGGLVVKDQVPARLPDLYAGKPLIVLGRYDTPATGTITLKGNVSGQAVQMGLELELPEQEAAHDSIGPVWARQRIRQIWNRNVGKETPQGRQEITELGLKHQLMTQYTSFIAVEKELSTPPQGQLITEAVPVMMPEGMTEQSVGRPRAAAKPNQASRQAATRAASPQPQASTNPPPASGGNYSGGSGGGGGPIGPITGIVSLGGAAAAMMRRRKTRSTNEANASDPSNKDLTR, from the coding sequence ATGAACGCTCAGTCTCTAGGCAGCTCATTGCCCCTCCGCCGCCCACTGTTTTCCGGTCGCCCGTTACCTCCTGGCCGCCCGCTGCAATCGATCTGGTTGCCCCTGATTACACCAATCGCCGTCCTGGCTTCGGTCTTCGTCTTCTCCGTCGTCGCCCAAGCGGGGTACACCGTGCTCGGTGGAACCCCTGTCACCCAGGGCCAGATGCGAGTCGACGAAGGTGATTTGGAGCAACTCAAGGCAACACACCCTTCACCCAGCCCCAGCTTCACCCTCAAGGAGACGCGGGTGGAAGCGGACATCTCCGGGGTGCTGGCCCGCGTTCGTGTTTCTCAGGTGTTTCAGAATCCCCATTCCCAACGGCTCGAAGCGTTGTACGTGTTCCCGCTTCCTGAAAACTGCGCCGTCGACGCCTATTCCTTCCAAATCGGCGAACGCGTGATCGTCGGTGAAGTCAAACGCAAAGCGGAAGCCCGACAAGAATACGAACAAGCTCGCGACGAAGGACGCAAAGCGGCGTTACTAGAACAAGAACGAGCCAACGTGTTTTCTCAGGCGGTCGCGAACATTCCCGCGGGCAGCGAAGTGACCGTCAACATCGAGTACGTGCATCCGCTCGAAATCGACGAAGACCGCTACGTGTTCCGCTTCCCCATGGTCGTTGGCCCTCGCTACATCCCCGGAACCCAGGTGACTCGTCCCAACGTGGGACGTGGCTGGGCAGCGGACACCGATCAGGTACCCGACGCATCACGAATCACACCCGACTTTCTTCCTGAGGGAATGCGGAACGGCAACGACGTGTTCGTCTCGGTGAACATTGATGGCGCGATGCCGATTCAACAGATCGTGCCGGTCACGCACGAGCTGGACATTCAACAACCTTCCGAAACTCATGCCGTCGTGACGCTGAAGAACCAATCCACCATCGCAGACAAGGATTTTGTTGTCGAATATCGATTAGCCGGAGACAACAGTACGTTGGCGTCGTTGGCTCATCGTGAATCCGGCGCAAAGAATGGTTACGTGATGCTGGCCCTGCAACCTAAGTGGTCAGTCGAACCGGCGGAAATCGCGCCTCGCGAAATGATCCTAGTGCTCGACACCAGCGGATCGATGAACGGGCCCGCGATCAGCCAACTGCGTTTGTTTGCCGACCATGTACTGGATCACCTGAACCCCGACGATCGCTTTCGAATCATTGCGTTCAGCGATCGCTCGACCGCCTTTCGACCGACTCCGATCGAGGCAAATGACGCCAACATCCAGTCCGCCAAGCAATTCGTGCGTGGTTTGCGGGCGGGCGGTGGAACCAACCTGTTGCCCGCTCTGCAGTTGGCACTGGGCGGCGATGCAGACGAATCCGCTCGCCCACGCTACATGGTGCTGATGACCGACGCACTTGTTGGCAACGACCATTCGATTCTGCACTACCTTCAAAAACCCGAATTCCAAGACGCTCGCGTGTTCCCGATCGCGTTTGGTGCCGCACCGAACGATTACCTGATCAGCCGCGCCGCCGAAATGGGACGTGGGTTTTCGATGCAAGTCACCAACCAAGACAACTCGCCAGCGATCGCTGAACGCTTCCATGAACTGACCAGCCAACCCTACATGACGGACCTGCAAATTGACTGGGGCGGACTGGTCGTCAAAGATCAAGTGCCTGCTCGGCTTCCCGATCTGTATGCGGGCAAACCGCTGATCGTCTTGGGCCGCTACGACACGCCGGCGACGGGGACGATCACCTTGAAAGGCAACGTGTCAGGGCAAGCCGTCCAAATGGGACTGGAACTGGAGCTTCCAGAACAAGAAGCCGCCCACGACTCGATCGGCCCCGTTTGGGCTCGCCAGCGGATTCGGCAGATTTGGAATCGCAACGTCGGTAAAGAAACTCCACAAGGTCGCCAAGAGATCACCGAGTTAGGACTGAAACATCAACTGATGACTCAGTACACGTCCTTCATCGCCGTCGAAAAAGAACTTTCAACGCCGCCGCAAGGACAACTGATCACCGAAGCCGTTCCCGTGATGATGCCCGAAGGAATGACCGAGCAATCCGTCGGTCGACCCCGCGCCGCCGCGAAACCGAATCAGGCAAGTCGACAAGCCGCAACACGGGCAGCCTCACCCCAACCGCAGGCTTCCACCAACCCACCGCCCGCCAGTGGCGGCAACTACAGCGGTGGCTCAGGCGGAGGCGGCGGACCGATTGGTCCCATCACCGGGATCGTTTCGCTTGGTGGTGCGGCTGCCGCAATGATGCGTCGACGCAAGACGCGATCAACCAACGAAGCAAACGCAAGTGATCCAAGCAACAAGGATCTAACGCGATGA